Proteins from one Desulfonatronovibrio magnus genomic window:
- a CDS encoding redox-sensing transcriptional repressor Rex — MSHQKYDRIPRATISRLAIYVQELEGMEHQGIKVVSSEKLAASCGVNPSQIRKDLAYFGEFGVRGVGYYVYELKEAIKQSLGLDRTWNVVLVGVGNLGRALLRHGVLRKRGFIIVGAFDCDPFKIGEEIAGLEVICSSKLPEQTRQLYVEIGIITTPPERAQRAANYLVEAGIKGIVNFAPARITAPPTIAVEYVDFIHHLFSVAFNISQNQIKGLI, encoded by the coding sequence ATGAGTCACCAGAAGTACGACCGAATTCCCAGAGCGACCATCTCCAGGTTAGCCATATACGTTCAAGAATTAGAAGGTATGGAGCATCAGGGGATCAAGGTAGTGTCTTCAGAAAAGCTTGCAGCTTCATGTGGTGTGAACCCATCACAAATCAGGAAGGATCTGGCCTATTTCGGTGAATTCGGAGTTCGAGGCGTAGGCTATTATGTCTATGAATTGAAAGAGGCTATAAAACAGAGCCTGGGACTGGATCGGACATGGAATGTGGTTCTGGTTGGGGTTGGTAATCTTGGTCGAGCCTTGCTGCGCCACGGAGTTCTTCGTAAACGCGGGTTTATCATAGTTGGTGCGTTTGACTGTGACCCTTTTAAGATCGGAGAAGAAATTGCCGGGCTGGAAGTTATCTGTTCCAGCAAGCTGCCAGAGCAAACCAGGCAGCTATATGTAGAAATCGGCATTATAACCACACCACCTGAAAGAGCGCAGCGAGCTGCCAATTACCTTGTTGAGGCCGGCATTAAGGGTATTGTCAACTTTGCGCCAGCGCGCATCACTGCCCCACCCACCATAGCCGTGGAATATGTTGACTTCATACACCATCTTTTTTCTGTAGCTTTCAATATTTCACAGAACCAGATCAAAGGGCTTATCTGA
- the atpE gene encoding ATP synthase F0 subunit C — MRKTFLIILNTVFLVGLASVAFAAEVAPQVISNIALATAIGMGIAAFGTGIGQGLGLKGACEGTARNPEASGKITVTMLIGLAMIESLAIYALVINLILLFANPFI; from the coding sequence ATGCGTAAGACTTTTCTGATTATTCTTAACACTGTTTTCTTGGTTGGTCTGGCCAGTGTTGCTTTTGCTGCTGAAGTTGCTCCACAGGTAATTTCCAACATTGCTCTCGCAACTGCCATTGGTATGGGTATTGCTGCATTTGGAACAGGCATCGGACAGGGTCTTGGTCTTAAGGGCGCTTGTGAAGGTACAGCCCGTAACCCTGAAGCCAGTGGTAAAATCACAGTTACCATGCTCATCGGTCTGGCCATGATCGAATCTCTGGCCATTTACGCTCTGGTTATCAACTTGATTCTCCTGTTCGCTAATCCTTTCATTTAA
- the atpB gene encoding F0F1 ATP synthase subunit A — protein sequence MEDLYQWMFLKEFFSFLGLNIPHHVLYSWFFIAILVLLGWMATRKMTLVPRGVQNFFEFLIKAVEDFVVANMGEPGRKVFPVLFTLLIYIWILNVAGLIPSIDAPTANINTTACMALFVFIYYNYWGFKLHGLKYIKHFMGPYWWLAPIMFPIEIVSHLARPLSLTLRLFGNIRGEEIVIALMFLLAPLLGSLPIFLLFLLMKTMQAFVFFMLSMMYLKGAFEEAH from the coding sequence ATGGAAGATCTTTACCAATGGATGTTTTTGAAGGAATTCTTCAGTTTTCTAGGGCTGAATATACCTCATCATGTACTTTACTCCTGGTTTTTTATCGCCATCCTGGTGCTGCTGGGGTGGATGGCTACGCGCAAGATGACTCTCGTGCCAAGAGGTGTACAGAATTTTTTTGAATTTTTGATCAAGGCAGTTGAGGACTTTGTAGTTGCTAATATGGGAGAGCCAGGAAGAAAGGTGTTCCCGGTTCTGTTCACCCTGCTCATATACATCTGGATACTTAATGTCGCCGGTTTGATACCAAGTATTGATGCACCTACAGCCAACATTAATACAACCGCCTGTATGGCTCTCTTTGTTTTTATCTACTATAATTACTGGGGATTCAAGCTTCACGGGCTTAAATATATCAAACACTTCATGGGTCCATACTGGTGGCTGGCACCTATTATGTTTCCCATTGAAATAGTCAGCCATCTTGCCAGGCCGCTTTCACTTACTCTCAGGCTCTTCGGAAACATTCGCGGTGAAGAAATTGTTATCGCTCTGATGTTCCTTCTGGCTCCATTGCTTGGCTCATTACCAATATTCCTGCTCTTTTTGCTTATGAAGACTATGCAGGCTTTTGTATTCTTCATGCTGTCCATGATGTATCTCAAGGGTGCTTTTGAAGAAGCTCATTAA
- a CDS encoding ATP synthase subunit I: MRKKKNVIPGRINRQVERFLHGRGLVLHQVRVLVRNQIYLCVLGTIFFAIFFSVPMLTGFLTGAALGTFNFYFLAKLIQELVHMRKGAVTPLLFSFYIRLGLTGLVLFLAIVYWGASIYALLIGLSIVLLNVLIFGATLVGQKFKEA, encoded by the coding sequence ATGAGGAAGAAAAAAAACGTGATTCCGGGCAGGATCAACAGGCAGGTTGAGCGATTTTTGCATGGCAGGGGCCTGGTCTTGCATCAGGTCAGGGTGCTGGTTCGTAATCAGATTTACTTATGTGTTCTGGGCACGATTTTTTTTGCCATATTTTTTTCAGTACCTATGCTGACAGGTTTTTTAACCGGCGCTGCACTTGGAACTTTTAATTTTTATTTTCTTGCCAAGCTTATTCAAGAGTTGGTGCATATGAGAAAAGGCGCGGTTACGCCGCTTCTTTTCAGTTTTTATATAAGGCTGGGGCTGACCGGACTGGTTTTGTTCCTGGCCATTGTTTATTGGGGAGCCAGCATATACGCTTTGCTGATCGGGTTAAGTATTGTTCTGTTGAATGTTTTAATATTTGGCGCCACTCTGGTTGGTCAAAAATTCAAGGAGGCTTAA
- a CDS encoding AtpZ/AtpI family protein, with protein MFFKSKNKQALLGDLGKASLLGIHLVSCTFVGFAIGYFLDKWLGTQPWFLIGFLFFGIAAGFKNMYIEAKKIHEEEKKRDSGQDQQAG; from the coding sequence ATGTTTTTTAAGTCCAAAAATAAGCAGGCTCTTTTAGGAGATCTCGGCAAGGCGAGTCTGTTAGGTATTCATTTAGTATCCTGCACATTTGTGGGGTTTGCCATTGGTTATTTTCTGGACAAATGGCTGGGTACTCAGCCCTGGTTTTTGATCGGGTTCCTGTTTTTTGGGATTGCAGCCGGATTCAAAAATATGTATATTGAAGCGAAAAAGATTCATGAGGAAGAAAAAAAACGTGATTCCGGGCAGGATCAACAGGCAGGTTGA
- a CDS encoding Lon protease family protein produces the protein MKKTKPLQSSKLSVSLSPSRLKFSETRAARYGSFDSKKCQHRAFEASVLALAINRPGYNIYLSGEKGLGRTHFIRDFLNPRASDMLSPPDQIYVCNFQNQDNPRLITISSGSGHTFKRDMSAALKTIRESIPAGFEQDFYVRKHGDIIKEYNDTRDSLLNRMENQANQNGFSLNVDENGSLTLFPLVEGKVLTPEEFEKLDQDLKKNLKDESARIMEALLGLSRQITKKEQDLRENEKRLDQEVAGERIDQCLKDVREKYGNIQEIKSFLSDLRFDILENLEQFRPREQQAETQTDLFGASNEGFFSRYEVNLFVDNSQVKGAPVIVADNPNYFNLLGCIERESEMGTYYTDFTLLKAGSIHQANGGFLIMRAEDILAQPQSWEGLLRCLRSGKAEIDDPSDHYDMVRTRTIRPDPVPLNLKIIIIGSDELYEILLDADERFGKLFKIKAHMRETMPRNQESIHEQSLILARIAAENDLRTFTREAVASLIDHSSRLAGDQQKLSLKFSLISELMIEADAFASMDRKTKVDTDSVQRALEARKYRMNLYEDEFLSEYEREAIKVQTSGYAVGRANGLAVSVYGDYVLALPHQISCTIGVGHGGIMDLEREAELGGPIHTKGMMIIKGFLQNLFAQDKPLVLSGSLCFEQSYVHIDGDSASGAELAALLSALSGCPINLSYAFTGAVSQSGAVMAVGEVTRKIEGYYEVCKRKGLTGQQGVIIPRDNVTNLMLSQEVVDAASQGRFSIYPVENIEQAMEIMTGIKAGQRLSSGNFSPSSLYMKVNDCLRQLAHLADQKVKKSNPRKKNM, from the coding sequence ATGAAAAAAACCAAGCCTTTGCAGTCTTCCAAGCTAAGCGTATCCCTTTCGCCTTCAAGACTAAAATTTTCAGAAACCAGGGCAGCCCGCTATGGTTCATTTGATTCTAAAAAGTGTCAACACAGGGCTTTCGAGGCTTCTGTTCTCGCTCTTGCCATTAATCGACCTGGTTACAATATCTATCTTTCCGGAGAAAAAGGACTTGGCAGAACCCACTTTATTCGAGACTTTTTAAACCCCAGAGCATCTGATATGCTCTCTCCCCCTGATCAAATATATGTCTGCAATTTTCAGAACCAGGATAATCCCAGGCTAATTACCATTTCATCAGGTTCAGGTCATACTTTCAAGCGTGACATGTCAGCTGCCCTTAAAACCATCAGGGAATCTATTCCAGCCGGATTTGAGCAGGATTTCTATGTTCGCAAGCACGGAGACATTATTAAGGAATATAATGATACTCGTGACAGCCTGCTTAATCGTATGGAAAATCAGGCTAATCAAAACGGATTCAGCCTCAACGTTGATGAAAATGGATCTCTGACTCTTTTCCCCCTTGTGGAGGGCAAGGTTTTGACTCCCGAGGAATTTGAAAAGCTGGACCAGGATTTGAAAAAAAATCTCAAGGATGAAAGTGCAAGGATCATGGAAGCTCTTCTTGGGCTATCTCGCCAGATCACCAAAAAAGAGCAGGATTTGCGTGAAAATGAGAAGAGGCTGGACCAGGAAGTGGCTGGTGAAAGAATTGATCAGTGCTTAAAGGATGTTCGTGAAAAATATGGCAATATCCAGGAGATCAAGTCCTTTTTGTCTGATTTGCGCTTCGATATTCTGGAAAATTTAGAACAGTTTCGTCCTCGGGAACAGCAGGCTGAAACCCAGACAGACCTCTTCGGCGCAAGCAACGAAGGTTTTTTTTCCCGGTATGAAGTCAACCTGTTTGTTGACAATTCCCAGGTCAAGGGTGCGCCGGTAATAGTAGCTGACAATCCTAACTATTTCAACTTATTGGGATGTATTGAGCGTGAATCTGAAATGGGCACTTACTATACAGACTTCACCCTGCTCAAAGCCGGAAGCATACATCAGGCTAATGGAGGATTTCTGATTATGCGGGCCGAGGATATTCTTGCCCAGCCTCAATCATGGGAAGGCCTGCTGCGTTGTTTGCGCTCAGGAAAAGCTGAAATAGACGACCCTTCGGATCATTACGATATGGTTCGCACCAGAACCATTCGACCTGACCCTGTTCCCTTAAACCTCAAAATTATTATTATCGGCTCGGATGAGCTTTATGAAATCCTTCTCGATGCTGATGAGAGGTTTGGCAAGCTTTTCAAGATTAAGGCTCATATGCGGGAAACCATGCCCCGCAACCAGGAATCCATACATGAACAGAGCCTGATTCTTGCCCGCATTGCAGCTGAAAATGATCTAAGGACCTTCACAAGAGAAGCTGTTGCCTCACTCATTGACCACTCATCCCGGCTTGCAGGAGATCAGCAAAAACTTTCCCTGAAATTTTCATTGATATCAGAACTTATGATTGAAGCTGATGCCTTTGCCTCCATGGACAGGAAGACCAAAGTTGATACTGACTCTGTCCAGAGAGCGCTTGAAGCAAGAAAGTACCGCATGAACCTTTACGAAGATGAGTTTTTATCGGAATATGAACGTGAAGCCATCAAGGTGCAAACCAGCGGCTATGCAGTAGGACGAGCCAATGGACTGGCCGTGTCTGTCTATGGAGACTATGTTCTGGCACTGCCTCATCAGATTTCATGCACCATTGGAGTCGGCCACGGCGGCATCATGGATCTTGAGCGGGAAGCCGAACTGGGTGGCCCCATCCACACCAAGGGCATGATGATAATCAAGGGCTTTCTGCAGAATCTTTTTGCCCAGGACAAGCCACTTGTGCTTTCCGGAAGTCTTTGCTTTGAGCAGAGCTATGTGCACATTGATGGAGACTCAGCTTCAGGAGCAGAGCTGGCAGCACTTCTGTCTGCTCTTTCAGGCTGTCCTATTAACCTTTCCTATGCTTTTACAGGAGCCGTAAGCCAGTCAGGAGCTGTTATGGCCGTGGGTGAGGTCACCAGAAAAATTGAAGGCTACTATGAAGTCTGTAAACGAAAGGGCCTTACCGGTCAACAGGGAGTCATCATTCCCAGAGATAATGTCACCAACCTTATGCTCAGTCAGGAAGTGGTGGATGCTGCCAGCCAGGGCAGGTTCAGCATTTATCCAGTGGAAAATATAGAACAGGCCATGGAGATCATGACCGGGATCAAGGCAGGGCAAAGGCTGAGCAGCGGCAACTTCTCTCCCAGTTCACTATATATGAAGGTAAATGACTGTCTGAGACAGCTTGCTCATCTTGCAGATCAAAAAGTCAAAAAAAGCAATCCCAGGAAAAAAAACATGTAA
- a CDS encoding efflux RND transporter permease subunit, producing MSIAEAAVKRKTFFLFLSVVLAVSGLVSYFKMGKLEDPQFTVKVALVVTSYPGASPLQVEKEVSEKIEQAVQKLDRLFYIETESRAGLSVAHVFLDEGLSSGEVPQQWDHLRRKIHDVQAQLPPGAGPSIVIDDFGDVFGVLIALTGKDYEYAELKKYADLIKTELFLVDQVARVELWGEQTECVYVEISRARLAQLGIPFGRVVSQLEQLSKVMDSGYADLGRERLRLSLSGEFKSADSIGDLMLGLAEQETGSEHVVLLRDVANVYKGVLEPKTSMLRYNGQDAIGIAVSTVAGGNVIEMGQGVTDRLEQMQDRLPPGLETHYIAFEADQVNEAINTFMLNLMQAVAIVVILLLLFMGLRSGLIIGNGLLLTILITFAFMRYMGMDLDRVSLGALIIALGMLVDNSIVITEGVMVKMQTGMKKLEAAAATVRETAWPLLGATLVAIFAFMPIVLAGDDTGEYTRGLFTVIAVSLIVSWFLAMSVTPLWCHMFLGKDVDSRNARSNPHGGRLYRIYRALLAWSMNKKSLVLLLMVIMFAVSLTGFTQVEQSFFPPSTRPQLKVDYWLPEGSRLQSVSEDLKTIEKTLLEHPDIEAVASFIGEGAPRFYLPMEPRFPNSSYAQIILNINDPEHLDRVKDDAENYLLNNYPYAEPRVRKFPMGPPVEYSVEVRFSGPDRDVLRGLASQAKDIMRLDHDAKEVRQNWRHQVKLYQLEYSQARGIRSGVQREDIARALKLNFDGISIGLFREDDKLMPIVLRPPLEYRQRLEDIYALDVRTPEAQQGVPLGQTVSSADLTWEDALIIRRNNQRTITAQAETISGNAQEMMNRIQHDIESIQLPPGYSMHWGGEYEKSSDSQQEVLAGVPISFMLMAIVVVGLFSSFKQPLIILFVLPLTMVGVTAGLLLTSQPFGFLALLGVLSLSGMLIKNVVVLIDQIDMYIEEGRKRYDAVLDASVSRLRPVMMATLSTVMGMTPLLFDHFWISMAIAIVFGLTFATILTLIVAPILYVILFRISPEESEA from the coding sequence ATGAGTATTGCGGAAGCAGCAGTTAAGCGCAAGACCTTTTTTTTGTTTCTTTCTGTAGTACTGGCTGTTTCAGGACTGGTTTCCTACTTTAAAATGGGCAAGCTGGAAGATCCACAGTTTACTGTCAAGGTTGCCCTGGTCGTCACATCTTATCCCGGTGCTTCACCTCTTCAGGTGGAAAAGGAGGTCTCGGAAAAGATCGAGCAGGCTGTTCAGAAACTTGATCGCCTGTTTTATATTGAAACCGAGTCAAGAGCCGGTCTTTCTGTAGCCCATGTCTTTCTGGACGAAGGCCTTTCATCAGGTGAAGTTCCTCAGCAATGGGACCATTTAAGGCGCAAGATTCATGATGTTCAGGCTCAACTCCCCCCCGGTGCAGGCCCATCCATAGTTATCGACGATTTTGGCGACGTTTTCGGAGTTCTCATTGCCCTCACCGGTAAAGATTATGAGTACGCGGAGCTGAAAAAATATGCCGACCTGATTAAAACCGAGCTGTTTCTGGTGGACCAGGTAGCGAGAGTGGAGCTCTGGGGTGAACAGACTGAATGTGTTTATGTGGAAATATCCCGCGCAAGACTTGCTCAGCTTGGAATACCCTTTGGCAGAGTGGTTTCACAGCTTGAACAGTTGAGCAAGGTTATGGATTCGGGTTACGCAGATCTGGGAAGGGAAAGGCTTAGGTTATCACTAAGCGGTGAGTTTAAAAGTGCGGATTCAATAGGCGATCTAATGCTTGGTTTAGCTGAGCAGGAAACCGGATCCGAGCATGTTGTACTTTTACGGGATGTGGCCAATGTTTATAAGGGTGTGCTGGAACCGAAAACCAGCATGCTTCGCTATAATGGTCAGGATGCCATAGGCATAGCTGTTTCAACGGTTGCAGGCGGAAATGTAATTGAGATGGGGCAGGGAGTTACTGATCGGCTGGAACAGATGCAGGACCGTCTTCCTCCAGGGCTCGAAACCCACTATATTGCCTTTGAGGCTGATCAGGTCAATGAGGCAATCAACACTTTCATGCTCAATTTAATGCAGGCAGTGGCCATTGTCGTCATTCTTCTTTTGCTTTTCATGGGGCTTAGAAGCGGGCTGATTATTGGCAACGGCCTGCTTCTGACCATTTTGATCACCTTTGCCTTTATGCGCTATATGGGTATGGACCTGGACCGGGTCAGCCTGGGAGCACTGATTATTGCACTGGGTATGCTGGTGGACAACTCAATAGTCATTACAGAAGGCGTTATGGTAAAAATGCAGACCGGCATGAAAAAGCTGGAAGCGGCTGCTGCAACTGTCCGAGAAACAGCCTGGCCCCTTCTCGGGGCTACACTGGTAGCAATTTTTGCATTCATGCCCATAGTGCTGGCCGGAGATGACACTGGAGAATACACAAGAGGATTGTTCACTGTCATTGCAGTATCACTCATAGTTAGCTGGTTTCTAGCCATGAGCGTGACTCCTCTCTGGTGTCACATGTTTCTCGGCAAGGATGTTGATTCCAGAAATGCCCGTTCCAACCCGCATGGAGGGAGACTTTACAGGATATACAGGGCTTTGCTTGCCTGGAGCATGAATAAAAAGTCATTGGTGCTTCTTTTGATGGTAATAATGTTTGCAGTGTCTCTAACTGGATTCACGCAAGTGGAGCAGTCATTCTTCCCTCCATCCACAAGACCTCAGCTCAAAGTAGATTACTGGCTGCCGGAGGGATCCAGGCTGCAGTCAGTTTCTGAAGACCTGAAAACCATTGAAAAGACTTTACTGGAACATCCTGACATTGAAGCGGTAGCCTCATTTATAGGTGAAGGAGCTCCAAGATTTTATCTTCCCATGGAACCGAGATTTCCCAACAGCAGCTACGCTCAGATTATCCTGAATATTAATGATCCAGAACATTTGGACAGAGTAAAAGACGATGCTGAGAATTATCTGTTGAATAATTATCCGTATGCTGAGCCCAGGGTGCGCAAGTTCCCCATGGGACCGCCAGTTGAATATTCAGTGGAGGTAAGGTTCAGTGGACCAGACAGAGATGTGCTGCGCGGACTGGCCAGCCAGGCCAAGGATATCATGCGCCTTGATCATGATGCCAAAGAGGTGCGCCAGAACTGGAGACATCAGGTTAAGCTTTACCAGCTGGAATATTCGCAGGCAAGAGGTATCAGGTCCGGGGTCCAGCGTGAAGATATTGCCAGAGCCCTGAAACTTAATTTTGACGGCATCAGTATCGGACTGTTTCGCGAGGATGACAAGCTGATGCCCATAGTCTTGCGTCCGCCACTGGAATACAGACAGCGCCTGGAAGATATTTATGCTCTCGATGTGCGAACACCCGAAGCACAGCAGGGAGTTCCGCTGGGGCAGACGGTCAGCAGTGCAGATCTGACATGGGAAGATGCCCTGATAATCAGACGTAATAATCAGCGGACCATTACGGCTCAGGCAGAGACCATTTCCGGTAATGCCCAGGAAATGATGAACAGAATTCAGCATGATATAGAATCCATTCAACTGCCGCCAGGCTACAGTATGCACTGGGGTGGAGAGTATGAGAAATCCAGTGATTCCCAGCAGGAGGTTTTGGCAGGAGTTCCCATAAGCTTCATGCTTATGGCCATAGTGGTTGTGGGGCTGTTCAGCAGTTTCAAACAGCCATTGATCATACTTTTTGTTTTGCCTCTAACCATGGTGGGAGTTACTGCAGGTCTGCTCCTGACAAGTCAGCCGTTTGGCTTTCTTGCTTTGCTGGGTGTCCTCAGTCTTTCGGGAATGCTAATAAAAAATGTGGTTGTCCTGATTGATCAGATCGATATGTATATAGAAGAGGGACGAAAGCGATATGATGCTGTATTAGATGCTTCAGTGAGCAGGCTGCGGCCGGTGATGATGGCCACTCTGTCAACGGTTATGGGCATGACTCCGCTGCTGTTTGACCACTTCTGGATATCCATGGCCATCGCCATTGTGTTCGGGCTGACTTTTGCCACAATACTTACCCTGATTGTGGCCCCGATTCTGTATGTCATCCTGTTTCGAATCAGTCCTGAAGAGTCAGAGGCATGA
- a CDS encoding efflux RND transporter periplasmic adaptor subunit, with product MSIKKFSVFFLLLFCMGCDAQEPREQVLRPVKTMLVPESSTITSIMLPGLVKPVQEVNLAFRVSNQINKLYVQKGDFVEQGQVLARLDERDFSIAVRNISGRLDEARSNLQAMLAGARQEDIRSLEAELDAAMAASDEAHLQYSRIERLYHMGAVAAADLDSARSKRVEATSQVRSLQMELEKARTGARQEEIDAARSLIRSLEANLDEAVSAKKDSVLMAPFSGYISQKYVDNFDLVQAGQSIFNLQDQSSFEVSVNIPEQIMLHKDHIKKVRVVLEAYPALELPAVITEISTDASPVSRTYILNAEFQRPGNLSVYPSMAADVFLHINQPADSLTRIKIPETALVAADDATPLVWVLDPVEDRVFSRKVGTGRISGNKVEIVDGLEPGEIIVIAGAGYLWEGQPVRNLGQD from the coding sequence ATGTCTATTAAAAAATTTTCAGTATTTTTTCTCCTGTTGTTTTGTATGGGGTGTGATGCACAGGAGCCTCGCGAGCAGGTGTTACGCCCGGTTAAGACCATGCTTGTGCCTGAGAGTTCGACAATCACTTCCATAATGCTGCCCGGTCTGGTCAAGCCTGTTCAGGAAGTAAACCTGGCTTTCAGGGTTTCCAATCAGATTAATAAGCTTTATGTCCAAAAAGGAGATTTTGTTGAGCAGGGACAGGTACTCGCCAGACTGGATGAACGAGATTTTTCCATTGCTGTCAGAAATATCAGCGGCAGGCTGGATGAAGCCAGATCAAACCTGCAGGCCATGCTTGCCGGGGCCAGGCAAGAAGATATCAGATCTCTTGAAGCCGAGCTTGATGCAGCCATGGCCGCTTCCGACGAAGCTCATCTGCAATATTCCAGAATTGAGCGACTTTACCATATGGGGGCTGTAGCAGCAGCTGATCTTGATAGCGCACGCAGCAAAAGGGTGGAAGCAACAAGTCAGGTCAGATCGCTTCAAATGGAGCTTGAAAAAGCCAGGACAGGAGCCCGACAGGAGGAGATTGACGCTGCACGTTCCTTGATCAGGTCGTTGGAGGCTAATCTTGACGAGGCTGTTTCTGCTAAGAAGGATTCTGTGCTAATGGCTCCTTTCAGCGGATATATTTCTCAAAAATATGTTGATAATTTTGATTTAGTTCAGGCCGGGCAGTCCATTTTCAACCTGCAGGATCAATCTTCATTTGAAGTATCAGTCAACATTCCAGAGCAGATAATGCTGCATAAAGATCATATCAAGAAAGTCAGGGTTGTGCTCGAAGCTTATCCTGCTCTTGAACTGCCTGCTGTTATCACGGAAATTTCCACTGATGCATCTCCCGTGTCTCGCACTTACATCCTTAATGCTGAGTTTCAACGCCCGGGCAATCTTTCTGTATACCCCTCAATGGCTGCTGATGTTTTTCTCCATATAAATCAGCCTGCAGATTCTTTAACCAGGATCAAAATTCCAGAAACTGCCCTGGTGGCCGCAGATGATGCAACTCCTCTTGTATGGGTGCTGGACCCAGTTGAGGACAGGGTTTTTTCCAGAAAGGTCGGGACAGGCCGAATCAGTGGCAATAAAGTAGAAATAGTTGATGGATTAGAACCTGGCGAAATTATTGTAATTGCAGGTGCTGGTTATTTGTGGGAAGGGCAGCCAGTTAGAAACCTGGGGCAAGATTAA
- a CDS encoding TolC family protein: MRLLNLIAVFAVLCLFLFMPGAKAQAESALDLEKAVRLGLERNQSLQAVREALLGSEYGVKSARGAFGPTLKSTYTYTRLDERPSGMDPATGRRIKDSRDMWSFNLNVQQPIFTGYRILSSYEKARLGNEMVNSQLTKAELDLILEIQRTFMDLLAARESVRVANDSLTRLKSHLNVSQSFYDVGLAPKLDVLQAQVDVAQAEQDLISAENAVDNLEAKLDMLLFIPLGQNTKYQGELIYIPFELELEECRELALANRPDIFMADKSVQMALKDERITASSFYPSLGANFDYYRRGDSPAVSGSKLQDRDEWRASLRMEWTLFEWGRTYYAYKQDGQKIRELMAEYESLIRNVAFEVKVGYLQISESRKRIMVARQALEEARESYRMAQARYEAQVGTNTDVLDAQAKLSGAEANLISANADYLKALASIYNAMGQKNIALGSF; encoded by the coding sequence ATGCGTTTATTGAATTTAATAGCTGTATTTGCTGTGCTCTGTTTATTTTTGTTCATGCCTGGTGCCAAAGCTCAGGCTGAGAGCGCCTTGGATCTTGAAAAAGCAGTTCGTTTGGGGCTTGAACGTAACCAGTCACTGCAAGCGGTTCGTGAAGCCCTGCTGGGATCAGAGTATGGTGTAAAGTCGGCAAGAGGGGCTTTTGGGCCGACCCTTAAATCCACATACACATATACTCGTCTCGATGAAAGGCCCAGTGGCATGGATCCGGCCACTGGCAGAAGGATAAAAGACTCTCGTGATATGTGGTCTTTTAATTTGAATGTACAGCAGCCGATTTTTACTGGGTATCGTATTTTAAGCAGCTACGAAAAAGCCAGGCTTGGTAATGAAATGGTCAATTCTCAACTAACCAAAGCGGAACTGGATTTGATTCTGGAAATTCAGAGAACTTTTATGGATCTGCTGGCAGCAAGGGAATCGGTCCGGGTAGCAAATGATTCACTGACAAGGCTGAAGTCTCATCTTAACGTCAGTCAGTCATTTTATGATGTGGGACTGGCACCAAAACTGGATGTGCTTCAGGCTCAGGTGGATGTTGCGCAGGCGGAGCAGGATCTTATTTCAGCTGAAAACGCTGTGGATAACCTTGAAGCAAAACTGGACATGCTTTTGTTTATTCCGCTGGGCCAAAATACCAAATATCAGGGAGAACTCATCTACATACCTTTTGAGCTGGAGCTTGAAGAATGCAGAGAGCTGGCACTGGCCAACAGGCCGGACATTTTTATGGCAGACAAAAGTGTTCAAATGGCGTTGAAGGATGAAAGAATTACAGCCAGTTCTTTTTATCCCAGTCTGGGGGCTAATTTTGACTATTACCGCAGAGGGGACAGTCCTGCAGTGAGTGGCAGCAAACTTCAGGACAGGGATGAATGGAGAGCAAGTCTCAGGATGGAATGGACTCTGTTTGAGTGGGGGAGAACATATTACGCGTATAAGCAGGATGGACAGAAGATAAGGGAGCTTATGGCGGAATATGAAAGTCTTATCAGAAATGTGGCCTTTGAAGTCAAGGTAGGATATCTGCAAATTTCAGAAAGCCGTAAAAGAATTATGGTAGCCCGCCAGGCTCTGGAAGAAGCAAGAGAAAGTTACCGAATGGCTCAAGCAAGGTATGAGGCTCAGGTTGGGACCAATACCGATGTTCTGGATGCCCAGGCCAAGCTTTCCGGGGCGGAAGCAAATCTTATCAGTGCCAATGCTGACTATCTCAAGGCCCTGGCTTCCATATACAATGCCATGGGGCAGAAAAATATTGCCTTGGGAAGTTTTTGA